Proteins encoded by one window of Streptomyces clavuligerus:
- a CDS encoding NUDIX domain-containing protein, with translation MPKDSYCGDCGAPHRPRGTAADWPRTCPACGATAYRNPLPVAVALQPARDADGSGLVVVVRSIEPQLGGTALPGGFIDHGEDWRDAVARELREETGIGTAAADVRLADVLSSPHGHLLVFGLLPTLPVESLPPSRPTDETTGWKLLRTPVELAFPLHTTAVRRWFLHRYE, from the coding sequence GTGCCCAAGGACTCCTACTGCGGTGACTGCGGAGCCCCCCACCGGCCCCGCGGGACCGCCGCCGACTGGCCCCGCACCTGCCCCGCCTGCGGAGCCACCGCGTACCGCAACCCCCTGCCGGTCGCCGTCGCCCTCCAGCCCGCCCGGGACGCCGACGGGAGCGGCCTGGTCGTCGTCGTCCGGTCCATCGAACCGCAGCTCGGCGGCACCGCCCTCCCGGGAGGCTTCATCGACCACGGGGAGGACTGGCGGGACGCCGTCGCCCGCGAACTGAGGGAGGAGACCGGCATCGGGACAGCCGCCGCCGACGTCCGGCTCGCCGACGTCCTCAGCTCACCCCACGGCCATCTGCTGGTCTTCGGCCTGCTGCCCACCCTGCCCGTCGAAAGCCTGCCGCCCTCCCGGCCGACGGACGAGACCACTGGCTGGAAACTGCTGCGCACCCCCGTCGAACTGGCCTTCCCCCTGCACACCACCGCGGTACGGAGATGGTTCCTGCACCGCTACGAGTGA
- a CDS encoding glycoside hydrolase family 31 protein produces MDGRGLVRTLRSLGTVRGWRAARSGWRMRRIDAQGLPARGPQRARVPGEVTGAEPLPGGGVVRFARSSLVIRVVVGGAVFWGWDGAGPEPSYALTGAGPEPDSRAALEPDKDGGWRVVSERVTVLVSRQGAVEVRTPGGVVLRRDLPPRWWEPVDGADEGRGGGGTDGVGGGPVRGGGTARWTLRTEVPADARFFGLGGRSSGPRLRDGVHRLWNTDPRGPFGPGDDPLYITMPVLLVVADAGTHLAFHDNSWDGRVTLREGEEGAGSGHDRVGVCEVRMEGGPLRCWVIVGKPSRVLSRWAKLTGAPAVPPAWALGPQHARWGFGSEAEVRRIVAGYRERELPLSALHLDIDHYDGHRVFTVDRERFPALPRLARELREQGVRLVSIVDTAVKAEHGFGVYDSGVAADAFVRDGRGREVRGVVWPGWCAYPDFTDPEVRRWWGELYAERLEQGFSGVWHDMNEPVSFSPVGDRTLPRSARHSLEGRGGDHREAHNVYGLTMARAGYEGLRSLRPEERPFLFSRSGWAGMQRYGGTWSGDVATGWPGLRASLVLGLGLCGVPYSGPDIGGFDGNPSPELFVRWFQLGAFLPLFRTHAAIDAGRREPWEFGPQALECARVALAERERLRPYLVTLAHLARLTGAPYVRPVWWGAPDDRPLRDCEDAFLLGDALLVAPVLEPGVERRAVRLPRGRWYDTATERAYDGPATVTLDAPPARIPVLARAGSVIPVRGPDGGLELEVWAPAGGRRGGGLVVPDAGDGWERAEVERYTVRLVDGGVRVKQVRTDGSGHPRWPVRVRGLGLVPGGGSGGTALP; encoded by the coding sequence ATGGACGGTCGGGGACTGGTGCGCACGCTGCGGAGCCTGGGGACGGTACGGGGGTGGCGGGCCGCGCGTTCGGGCTGGCGGATGCGGCGGATCGACGCCCAGGGGCTGCCCGCGCGGGGGCCGCAGCGTGCCAGGGTGCCGGGTGAGGTGACGGGGGCGGAGCCGCTGCCGGGGGGCGGTGTGGTGCGGTTCGCGCGTTCCTCGCTGGTGATCCGGGTGGTCGTGGGCGGGGCGGTGTTCTGGGGCTGGGACGGGGCGGGGCCCGAGCCGTCGTACGCGCTGACGGGTGCGGGGCCTGAGCCGGATTCCCGGGCGGCGCTGGAGCCGGACAAGGACGGCGGCTGGCGGGTCGTGTCCGAGCGGGTGACGGTGCTGGTGTCCCGGCAGGGTGCGGTGGAGGTACGGACCCCGGGCGGGGTGGTGCTGCGCCGGGATCTGCCGCCCCGCTGGTGGGAGCCGGTGGACGGGGCCGACGAAGGCCGGGGCGGGGGCGGCACGGACGGCGTCGGCGGTGGGCCGGTCCGCGGTGGGGGAACCGCGCGGTGGACGCTGCGGACGGAGGTGCCCGCGGACGCCCGATTCTTCGGTCTCGGCGGGCGGTCGTCGGGGCCCCGGCTGCGGGACGGTGTCCATCGGCTGTGGAACACCGATCCGCGGGGTCCGTTCGGGCCGGGGGACGATCCGCTGTACATCACGATGCCGGTGCTGCTGGTGGTCGCGGACGCGGGGACGCATCTGGCGTTCCATGACAACTCGTGGGACGGCCGGGTGACGCTGCGGGAGGGCGAGGAGGGCGCGGGGTCGGGCCATGACCGGGTGGGCGTGTGCGAGGTGCGGATGGAGGGCGGTCCGCTGCGCTGCTGGGTGATCGTGGGGAAGCCGTCCCGGGTGCTGTCGCGGTGGGCGAAGCTGACGGGCGCGCCCGCGGTGCCGCCCGCCTGGGCGCTGGGTCCGCAGCACGCGCGCTGGGGCTTCGGCAGTGAGGCGGAGGTGCGGCGGATCGTGGCGGGCTACCGGGAGCGGGAGCTTCCGCTGTCGGCGCTGCATCTGGACATCGACCACTACGACGGCCACCGGGTGTTCACGGTGGACCGTGAGCGTTTTCCGGCGCTGCCCCGGCTGGCGCGGGAGCTGCGGGAGCAGGGGGTGCGGCTGGTGTCGATCGTGGATACGGCCGTGAAGGCGGAGCACGGGTTCGGGGTGTACGACAGCGGGGTCGCGGCGGACGCGTTCGTCCGGGACGGGCGGGGGCGCGAGGTGCGCGGGGTGGTGTGGCCGGGGTGGTGCGCGTATCCGGACTTCACGGACCCGGAGGTGCGGCGGTGGTGGGGGGAGCTGTACGCGGAGCGGCTGGAGCAGGGGTTCTCGGGGGTGTGGCACGACATGAACGAGCCGGTGTCCTTCTCCCCCGTCGGCGACCGTACGCTGCCCCGCTCGGCCCGGCACTCCCTGGAGGGGCGCGGCGGTGATCACCGCGAGGCGCACAATGTGTACGGCTTGACGATGGCACGGGCGGGGTATGAGGGGCTGCGGTCCCTGCGCCCGGAGGAGCGGCCGTTCCTGTTCTCGCGTTCGGGGTGGGCCGGGATGCAGCGGTACGGGGGGACCTGGTCCGGGGATGTGGCCACCGGCTGGCCGGGGCTGCGGGCCTCGCTGGTGCTCGGGCTCGGTCTGTGTGGAGTGCCGTACTCGGGGCCCGATATCGGGGGGTTCGACGGCAACCCGTCTCCGGAGCTGTTTGTGCGATGGTTCCAGCTGGGTGCTTTTCTGCCGCTGTTCCGTACGCATGCGGCGATCGACGCGGGGCGGCGGGAGCCCTGGGAGTTCGGACCGCAGGCGCTGGAGTGCGCGCGGGTGGCGCTGGCGGAGCGGGAGCGGCTGCGCCCGTACCTGGTGACGCTCGCTCATCTGGCCCGGCTGACCGGTGCCCCGTATGTGCGTCCGGTGTGGTGGGGCGCGCCGGACGACCGTCCGCTGCGGGACTGTGAGGACGCGTTCCTGCTGGGGGACGCGTTACTGGTGGCTCCGGTACTGGAGCCGGGGGTGGAGCGGCGCGCGGTGCGGCTGCCGCGGGGCCGTTGGTACGACACGGCGACGGAGCGGGCGTACGACGGGCCCGCGACGGTGACGCTCGACGCTCCGCCGGCCCGGATTCCGGTGCTGGCGCGGGCGGGTTCGGTGATCCCTGTGCGGGGCCCCGATGGCGGGCTTGAACTGGAGGTGTGGGCTCCGGCGGGTGGGCGGCGGGGCGGCGGTCTGGTGGTGCCGGACGCGGGCGACGGCTGGGAGCGCGCGGAGGTGGAGCGGTACACGGTCCGTCTGGTGGACGGCGGGGTGCGGGTGAAGCAGGTCAGGACGGACGGCTCGGGGCACCCCCGGTGGCCGGTGCGGGTGCGGGGTCTGGGGCTCGTACCGGGTGGTGGGTCCGGTGGTACGGCCCTGCCGTAG
- a CDS encoding acetoacetate--CoA ligase, with translation MTSAANAAPLWQPDADRVAAARITRFQAWAAEHHGAPAHGGYPALHRWSVDELDTFWRAVTEWFDIRFATPYETVLADTAMPGARWFPGATLNYAEHALRAAAERPDAPALLPVDETHEAAPVTWAELRRQVGALAAELRALGVRPGDRVSGYLPNIPQAVTALLATAAVGAVWTSCAPDFGARSVLDRFQQVEPVVLITVDGYRYGGKVHDRTGTVAELRRELPTLRAVVHIPLIGTDTPDGALDWAAVTAGTAEPRFEQVPFDHPLWVLYSSGTTGLPKAIVQSQGGILLEHLKQLSLHCDLGPEDRFFWYTSTGWMMWNFLVSGLLTGTTVVLYDGSPGHPSTGAQWSVAERTGATFFGTSAAYVMACRKAGVHPARDHDLSRVACVATTGSPLPPDGFRWLHDELAAAGPERWIASVSGGTDVCSCFAGAVPTLPVHIGELQAACLGTDLQSWDPHGNPLVGEVGELVVTRPMPSMPIRFWNDPDGSRYRDSYFEMFPGVWRHGDWITLTERGSVIIHGRSDSTLNRQGVRMGSADIYEAVERLPEIRESLVIGVEEAEGGYWMPLFVQLAEGATLDDALRDRIKQIIREQLSPRHLPDDIIEIPAVPHTLTGKRLEVPVKRLLQGTPLTKAVNPGSVDDAALLSFYEDLARTRNA, from the coding sequence ATGACCTCAGCAGCGAACGCCGCACCCCTGTGGCAACCGGACGCCGACCGGGTCGCGGCGGCCCGGATCACCCGCTTCCAGGCATGGGCCGCCGAGCACCACGGAGCCCCCGCCCACGGCGGCTACCCCGCCCTCCACCGGTGGTCCGTCGACGAACTCGACACCTTCTGGCGCGCCGTCACCGAATGGTTCGACATCCGCTTCGCCACGCCCTACGAGACGGTCCTCGCCGACACCGCCATGCCCGGCGCCCGCTGGTTCCCCGGTGCCACCCTCAACTACGCCGAACACGCCCTGCGCGCCGCCGCCGAACGTCCCGACGCGCCCGCCCTCCTCCCTGTGGACGAGACCCACGAGGCCGCCCCCGTCACCTGGGCCGAACTGCGCCGCCAGGTGGGAGCGCTCGCCGCCGAACTGCGTGCCCTTGGCGTACGCCCCGGGGACCGCGTCAGCGGCTACCTCCCCAACATCCCCCAGGCCGTCACTGCGCTGCTCGCGACCGCCGCCGTCGGAGCGGTCTGGACCTCCTGCGCCCCCGACTTCGGCGCCCGCAGCGTCCTCGACCGCTTCCAGCAGGTCGAACCCGTGGTGCTCATCACCGTCGACGGCTACCGCTACGGCGGCAAGGTCCACGACCGCACCGGCACCGTCGCCGAACTCCGCCGGGAACTGCCCACGCTCCGCGCCGTCGTCCACATCCCTCTCATCGGCACCGACACCCCGGACGGCGCCCTCGACTGGGCAGCCGTCACCGCCGGGACCGCCGAGCCCCGCTTCGAGCAGGTCCCCTTCGACCACCCGCTGTGGGTGCTCTACTCCTCCGGCACCACCGGGCTGCCCAAGGCCATCGTCCAGTCGCAGGGAGGCATCCTCCTCGAACACCTCAAACAACTCTCCCTCCACTGCGACCTCGGACCCGAGGACCGTTTCTTCTGGTACACCTCCACCGGCTGGATGATGTGGAACTTCCTCGTCTCCGGCCTGCTCACCGGCACCACGGTCGTGTTGTACGACGGCAGCCCCGGCCACCCCTCCACCGGAGCCCAGTGGAGCGTCGCCGAACGCACCGGCGCCACCTTCTTCGGCACCTCCGCCGCCTACGTCATGGCCTGCCGCAAGGCCGGTGTCCACCCGGCCCGCGACCACGACCTCTCCCGCGTCGCCTGCGTCGCCACCACCGGATCACCCCTGCCGCCCGACGGATTCCGCTGGCTCCACGACGAACTCGCCGCGGCGGGCCCCGAGCGGTGGATCGCCTCCGTCAGCGGAGGTACCGACGTGTGCAGCTGCTTCGCCGGGGCCGTCCCCACCCTGCCCGTCCACATCGGCGAACTCCAGGCCGCCTGCCTCGGCACCGACCTCCAGTCCTGGGACCCCCACGGCAACCCCCTCGTCGGCGAGGTCGGCGAACTCGTCGTCACCCGGCCCATGCCCTCGATGCCGATCCGGTTCTGGAACGACCCCGACGGCAGCCGCTACCGCGACAGCTACTTCGAGATGTTCCCCGGCGTCTGGCGCCATGGAGACTGGATCACCCTCACCGAACGCGGCTCCGTGATCATCCACGGCCGCTCCGACTCCACCCTCAACCGCCAGGGCGTCCGCATGGGCTCGGCCGACATCTACGAGGCCGTCGAACGCCTCCCCGAGATCCGTGAATCCCTGGTCATCGGGGTGGAAGAAGCGGAAGGCGGCTACTGGATGCCGCTCTTCGTCCAGCTCGCCGAGGGCGCGACCCTCGACGACGCACTGCGCGACCGCATCAAACAGATCATCCGGGAGCAACTCTCCCCCCGGCACCTCCCCGACGACATCATCGAGATCCCCGCCGTCCCCCACACCCTCACCGGCAAACGCCTCGAAGTCCCCGTGAAACGGCTGCTCCAGGGCACCCCCCTCACCAAGGCCGTCAACCCCGGCTCGGTGGACGACGCCGCCCTGCTCTCCTTCTACGAAGACCTCGCCCGCACCCGCAACGCCTGA
- the ptsP gene encoding phosphoenolpyruvate--protein phosphotransferase, with translation MGTTLRGVGVSHGVAIGEVRHMGTAVLEPPAKQNPAQDAEREQGRAHQAVEAVAADLIARGNLAGGEAQAVLEAQALMAQDPELMADVERRITVGSSAERAVYDAFAAYRALLAGAGEYLAGRVADLDDVRNRIVARLLGVPMPGVPDSDEPYVLIARDLAPADTALLDPALVLGFVTEEGGPTSHSAILARALGVPAVVALPGAGELAEGTLIAVDGSTGEIFVEPSEEKRTELERAAAARKAALSASSGPGATSDGHKVPLLANVGGPGDVPAAVEAGAEGVGLFRTEFLFLDDSERAPSEEKQVEAYRKVLEAFPEGRVVVRVLDAGADKPLAFLTPADEPNPALGVRGLRTLLDHPDVLRTQLTALAKAAAGLPVHLEVMAPMVADRADAKAFADACQEAGLRAKFGAMVEIPSAALRARSILQEVEFLSLGTNDLAQYTFAADRQVGAVSRLQDPWQPALLDLVALSAEAAKAEGKSCGVCGEAASDPLLACVLTGLGVTSLSMGAASIPYVRATLAKYTLAQCERAAAAARAADSAEEARVAAQAVLSGE, from the coding sequence ATGGGTACAACGCTGCGAGGCGTCGGTGTGAGCCACGGTGTGGCGATCGGCGAGGTCCGGCACATGGGGACCGCCGTCCTCGAACCGCCGGCCAAGCAGAATCCGGCGCAGGACGCGGAGCGTGAGCAGGGACGTGCTCACCAGGCGGTGGAAGCCGTCGCCGCCGATCTGATCGCCCGGGGCAATCTGGCCGGTGGTGAGGCGCAGGCGGTGCTCGAAGCACAGGCCCTCATGGCGCAGGACCCCGAGCTGATGGCCGATGTGGAACGGCGTATCACCGTCGGCAGCAGCGCCGAGCGCGCGGTGTACGACGCGTTCGCCGCGTATCGGGCGCTGCTGGCGGGTGCCGGTGAGTATCTGGCGGGCCGTGTGGCGGACCTGGACGATGTCCGGAACCGGATCGTCGCCCGGCTGCTCGGGGTGCCGATGCCCGGCGTCCCGGACAGCGACGAGCCGTATGTGCTGATCGCACGGGATCTCGCCCCTGCGGACACCGCGCTGCTCGACCCGGCTCTGGTGCTCGGTTTTGTGACCGAGGAAGGCGGGCCGACGAGCCACAGCGCGATTCTCGCGCGGGCGCTCGGAGTACCGGCCGTGGTGGCTCTGCCGGGCGCCGGGGAGCTGGCCGAGGGCACGCTGATCGCGGTCGACGGCAGCACCGGTGAGATCTTCGTCGAGCCGAGCGAGGAGAAGCGGACCGAGCTGGAGCGCGCCGCGGCCGCCCGGAAGGCGGCGCTGTCCGCCTCCAGTGGCCCCGGGGCCACCTCGGACGGTCACAAGGTGCCGCTGCTGGCGAACGTCGGCGGTCCCGGTGATGTGCCGGCGGCGGTGGAGGCCGGTGCCGAGGGTGTCGGGCTGTTCCGCACCGAGTTCCTGTTCCTGGACGACAGCGAGCGGGCACCGTCCGAGGAGAAGCAGGTCGAGGCGTACCGGAAGGTCCTGGAGGCGTTTCCGGAGGGCCGGGTCGTCGTACGGGTCCTGGACGCGGGCGCCGACAAGCCGCTCGCCTTCCTGACCCCCGCCGACGAGCCGAATCCGGCCCTGGGCGTGCGGGGTCTGCGGACCCTGCTCGACCATCCCGATGTACTGCGGACCCAGCTCACGGCGCTGGCGAAGGCCGCCGCGGGACTTCCGGTGCATCTGGAGGTCATGGCGCCGATGGTGGCGGACCGCGCGGATGCCAAGGCGTTCGCCGACGCGTGCCAGGAGGCCGGGCTGCGGGCGAAGTTCGGCGCGATGGTGGAGATTCCGTCGGCCGCGCTGCGGGCGCGTTCGATTCTTCAGGAAGTCGAGTTCCTTTCGCTCGGCACCAATGATCTGGCGCAGTACACCTTCGCCGCCGACCGTCAGGTGGGTGCGGTGTCCCGGCTCCAGGACCCGTGGCAGCCCGCGCTGCTGGATCTGGTGGCGCTGTCGGCGGAGGCCGCGAAGGCCGAGGGCAAGAGCTGTGGTGTCTGTGGTGAGGCCGCCTCCGATCCGCTGCTCGCGTGTGTGCTCACCGGTCTCGGTGTGACGTCGCTGTCGATGGGCGCCGCGTCGATCCCCTATGTGCGGGCGACGCTCGCGAAGTACACGCTGGCGCAGTGCGAGCGTGCCGCGGCTGCCGCCCGTGCGGCGGACAGCGCCGAGGAGGCGCGGGTCGCCGCGCAGGCGGTGCTGTCCGGGGAGTAG
- a CDS encoding PTS sugar transporter subunit IIA, whose protein sequence is MTTVTSPLAGRAIGLSAVPDPVFSGAMVGPGTAIDPVREPSEALSPVDGVIVSLHPHAFVVVDAEGHGVLVHLGIDTVQLNGEGFELLVNKGDTVSRGQAVVRWDPSAVEAAGKSAICPVVALEATADALGDVREDGDVKAGDPLFSWQ, encoded by the coding sequence ATGACCACAGTGACGTCACCTCTTGCCGGACGTGCCATCGGACTTTCGGCCGTGCCCGATCCGGTGTTCTCGGGTGCGATGGTCGGTCCGGGTACCGCCATCGACCCGGTCCGCGAGCCGTCGGAGGCGCTGTCCCCGGTGGACGGAGTCATCGTCTCCCTTCATCCGCACGCTTTCGTCGTGGTGGACGCCGAGGGGCACGGAGTCCTCGTCCACCTCGGTATCGACACCGTTCAGCTCAATGGCGAGGGCTTCGAGCTGCTGGTCAACAAGGGCGACACCGTGAGCCGCGGCCAGGCCGTGGTGCGCTGGGACCCGTCCGCCGTCGAGGCCGCGGGCAAGTCGGCGATCTGCCCGGTCGTCGCGCTCGAAGCGACCGCCGACGCCCTCGGCGACGTCCGCGAGGACGGCGATGTGAAAGCCGGCGACCCGCTGTTCTCCTGGCAGTGA
- a CDS encoding CDP-alcohol phosphatidyltransferase family protein, translating to MEVQETRVQTDRVLTIPNILSMARLVGVPLFLWLILRPVFGGPNSDGWALLVLMLSGISDYLDGKLARRWNQISSLGRLLDPAADRLYILSTLVGLTWREILPLWLTAVLLARELMLLVMVGILRRHGYPPPQVNFLGKAATFNLMYAFPLLLLSDGSGWLASLAAIFGWAFAGWGTTLYWWAGILYVVQVRRLVKADAVAD from the coding sequence GTGGAGGTCCAGGAGACTCGCGTTCAGACGGACCGGGTACTCACCATCCCCAACATCCTCAGCATGGCCCGCCTCGTCGGTGTGCCGCTCTTCCTGTGGCTGATTCTCCGCCCGGTCTTCGGTGGCCCGAACAGCGACGGCTGGGCTCTGCTGGTCCTGATGCTCAGCGGGATCAGTGACTATCTGGACGGCAAGCTGGCCCGGCGCTGGAACCAGATCAGCAGCCTCGGCAGACTGCTGGACCCCGCGGCCGATCGACTGTACATTCTGTCGACTCTGGTGGGGCTGACCTGGAGGGAGATCCTTCCGCTCTGGCTCACCGCAGTCCTCCTGGCGCGGGAGCTGATGCTGCTGGTGATGGTGGGAATCCTCCGTCGGCACGGTTATCCGCCGCCCCAGGTGAACTTCCTCGGCAAGGCCGCCACCTTCAACCTGATGTACGCCTTCCCCTTGCTGCTGCTCAGTGACGGCTCAGGGTGGCTTGCGTCACTCGCTGCTATTTTCGGATGGGCTTTCGCCGGATGGGGTACAACTCTGTATTGGTGGGCAGGGATTCTCTATGTGGTCCAGGTCCGCCGTCTCGTCAAGGCGGACGCAGTGGCCGATTGA
- a CDS encoding mannose-1-phosphate guanyltransferase produces the protein MKAVVMAGGEGTRLRPMTSSMPKPLLPVVNRPIMEHVLRLLKRHGLKETVVTVQFLASLVKNYFGDGEELGMELTYANEEKPLGTAGSVKNAEEALKDDAFLVISGDALTDFDLTDLIAFHKEKGALVTVCLTRVPNPLEFGITIVDEAGKVERFLEKPTWGQVFSDTVNTGIYVMEPEVFDYVEPDVPVDWSGDVFPQLMKEGKPIYGYVAEGYWEDVGTHESYVKAQADVLEGKVDVEIDGFEISPGVWVAEGAEVHPDAVLRGPLYIGDYAKVEANVELREDTVVGSNVVVKSGAFLHRAVVHDNVYIGEHSNLRGCVIGKNTDIMRAARIEDGAVIGDECLIGEESIVQGNVRVYPFKTIEAGAFVNTSVIWESRGQAHLFGARGVSGIINVEITPELAVRLAGAYATTLKKGSTVTTARDHSRGARALKRAVISALQASAIDVRDLENVPLPVARQQTARGSAGGIMIRTTPGVPDSIDIMFFDGRGADLSQAGQRKLDRVYARQEYRRAFPGEIGDLRFPASVFDSYTGSLLRNVDITGIADSGLKVVVDASNGSAGLVLPSLLGRLGVDALTINPGLDEARPTETADTRRAGLVRLGEIVASARAAFGVRFDPVGERLSLVDERGRIIEDDRALLVLLDLVAAERRSGRVALPVTTTRIAEQVAAYHGTQVEWTTTSPDDLTRVGREETTIFGGDGRGGFIVPEFSSVFDGTAALVRLVGLVARTQLTLSQIDARIPRAHVLKRDLATPWAVKGLVMRRVVEAAGDRQVDTTDGVRVVEPDGRWVMVLPAPSEAVTHLWAEGPDDASAQALLNEWAAVVDSAGD, from the coding sequence ATGAAGGCCGTCGTAATGGCCGGTGGCGAAGGAACCCGCCTTCGCCCCATGACGTCGAGCATGCCCAAACCGCTCCTGCCGGTGGTCAACCGGCCGATCATGGAGCATGTGCTGCGGCTGCTCAAGCGGCATGGGCTCAAGGAAACCGTGGTCACGGTCCAGTTCCTCGCCTCGCTGGTCAAGAACTACTTCGGTGATGGCGAAGAGCTGGGCATGGAGCTGACCTACGCCAATGAGGAAAAGCCCCTGGGTACCGCCGGCAGTGTGAAGAACGCCGAGGAAGCACTCAAGGACGACGCGTTCCTCGTCATCTCGGGCGATGCGCTCACCGATTTCGATCTCACCGACCTGATCGCCTTCCACAAGGAGAAGGGCGCGCTGGTCACCGTCTGTCTGACCCGGGTGCCGAACCCGTTGGAGTTCGGAATCACCATCGTCGACGAGGCCGGCAAGGTGGAACGTTTCCTGGAGAAACCCACCTGGGGCCAGGTGTTCTCCGACACCGTGAACACCGGTATCTACGTCATGGAGCCCGAGGTCTTCGACTATGTCGAGCCCGATGTTCCCGTGGACTGGTCCGGGGATGTCTTTCCCCAGCTCATGAAGGAAGGCAAGCCGATCTACGGCTATGTCGCGGAGGGCTACTGGGAGGACGTCGGCACCCACGAGAGCTATGTGAAGGCCCAGGCGGACGTCCTGGAGGGCAAGGTCGACGTCGAGATCGACGGCTTTGAGATCTCGCCCGGGGTCTGGGTGGCCGAGGGCGCGGAGGTACACCCCGACGCCGTACTGCGCGGGCCGCTGTACATCGGCGACTACGCCAAGGTCGAAGCCAATGTGGAACTCCGCGAGGACACCGTCGTGGGGTCCAACGTGGTCGTGAAGAGCGGCGCCTTTCTCCATCGGGCCGTGGTCCACGACAACGTCTACATCGGTGAGCACTCCAATCTCCGCGGCTGTGTGATCGGCAAGAACACCGACATCATGCGCGCGGCCCGGATCGAGGACGGGGCCGTCATCGGGGACGAGTGCCTGATCGGCGAGGAGTCGATCGTCCAGGGAAACGTACGTGTCTACCCGTTCAAGACGATCGAGGCGGGTGCGTTCGTCAATACCTCGGTGATCTGGGAATCACGCGGTCAGGCACATCTCTTCGGGGCCCGGGGCGTTTCCGGGATCATCAATGTGGAGATCACCCCCGAGCTGGCGGTGCGGCTCGCCGGGGCCTATGCCACCACCCTCAAGAAGGGTTCCACGGTCACCACCGCACGCGATCACTCCCGTGGTGCCCGGGCACTCAAACGGGCGGTGATCTCCGCCCTTCAGGCCAGCGCCATCGATGTGCGGGACCTGGAGAACGTACCGCTGCCCGTGGCCCGGCAGCAGACCGCGCGCGGCAGCGCTGGCGGGATCATGATCCGCACCACGCCGGGTGTCCCCGACTCCATCGACATCATGTTCTTCGACGGGCGGGGAGCGGACCTCTCCCAGGCCGGACAGCGGAAGCTGGACCGGGTGTACGCGCGGCAGGAGTACCGGCGGGCCTTCCCCGGAGAGATCGGGGACCTGCGCTTCCCGGCGAGTGTCTTCGACTCGTACACCGGGTCATTGCTGCGGAACGTCGACATCACGGGTATCGCCGACTCCGGGCTCAAGGTCGTCGTCGACGCCTCCAACGGCAGTGCGGGGCTGGTTCTGCCGAGTCTGCTGGGGCGGCTCGGTGTGGACGCCCTGACCATCAACCCGGGGCTGGACGAGGCGAGGCCGACCGAGACGGCGGACACCCGCCGGGCGGGTTTGGTCCGGCTCGGCGAGATCGTCGCGTCCGCCCGCGCGGCCTTCGGGGTGCGGTTCGACCCGGTCGGCGAGCGGCTGTCCCTGGTGGACGAGCGGGGAAGGATCATCGAGGACGACCGGGCGCTGCTGGTCCTGCTGGACCTGGTCGCTGCCGAGCGGCGCAGCGGGCGGGTGGCGCTGCCGGTGACCACGACACGGATCGCCGAGCAGGTGGCCGCGTACCACGGGACGCAGGTGGAGTGGACGACGACCTCGCCCGACGACCTCACCCGGGTGGGCCGGGAGGAGACCACCATCTTCGGCGGCGACGGCCGCGGTGGCTTTATCGTGCCGGAGTTCAGCAGTGTCTTCGACGGTACGGCGGCGCTGGTGCGGCTGGTGGGGCTGGTGGCCAGAACGCAGCTCACGCTGAGCCAGATCGACGCCCGTATTCCCCGGGCGCATGTGCTCAAACGCGATCTGGCCACTCCCTGGGCGGTCAAGGGT